Below is a genomic region from Granulicella sp. L56.
GGTTGTGTCGTATGGCCTGCCTCAGTTCGGCAACGGCAAAGTGCCGCCCGGCAACACGCCAGCCGATGGAGGCGCGATGGTCGCGCAGCTTGGCCCAGACGAGTTTCTCGTCACTGCCGTCCATGCCCGAGTCGATTTTGAGTCAGCCGATTCGTCGAAGCAACGCCAATTCGTAAAAGTCGAAGAGGGGGAATATCAGGGCAATGACTGGCACTTCACTCGCATCTGGAACGGCGATCAGACGGACTACGGCCTGAACTTCACCTCGGCTCCGCAGGTGCTACGCGTCAGCTTGGCAACATACTAGCTGTCGGCTCCGGCGATTGCGCGAGCATCTGCCAACACACGCTCGCGCAACGCCTCCGGCTCAACCACCTGCACCCTTGGCCCGAAGCCCAGAATAATGAACCGCGCCTGCTCTTCGCCTTCGAATCCAACCCGTAGAGCAAGCCAGCCCTCTGGAATTAATCTCTTCGCTACGGCTTGTTCGGCAGAGACAGGATTGCGCCACTGGCTTAGTGAGCTTGCCGCAGACGGAGCCATCAGGAGCGTGGCTTCATAGGTCCGCCGCGCCTGCTCCAATCGAGCGGTAGATTCTCTCCAATATCTGCCGAGGCTAAACCTTGCCGGACGCTTGAAGCTTGTCGCCAGCGCCGTCACTGCCTGCATTCGAGAGACGCGATAGGTACGCATCCCCTTCGCCGTCCGTGCCACCAGATACCAGGTCGAACCCTTGGCCACCAGTCCCAGAGGATCGACTGTTCGCGCCGCTGTTTCGCCATCGGCACGTGTGTAGTCGAACGTCACCCTGCAATCCCTCGCGACTGCATCCTGTACTACGGGCAACATCGACAGGTCTTCGGACGAAGGGTGCCATCCGGTATGGTCTACATGCAGCCGCTCGCGCATCGCCTCGGCCTGACGGCGCATAGAGACGGGCAGGGCAGCCATCAGTTTGCCGAACGCACGCTCCGCCGCTGCAGCCAGCAGTGGATCGCCCAGCGCACGTGGCTGTGCCATCAGCAGGGCGCGCAACTCCGGCTCGTCCAGCCCGGGAACCTGTGTGCGCCAGCCCTTCTCCAGCCGCCAGCCGCCCTGTGCTCCGCGCAACGCTGTCAGCGGCACTCCCGCTATGCATAAGGCTTCCATATCGCGATGCATCGTTCGCTGCGAGACCTCAAGCCGCTCCGACAACTCCCGCGTGCTAAGTTGCCCGTGCGCCTGCAACAGCATCAGCGCAGACATAAGACGACTGGCCTTCACGCTGCAATCCTCCTTGGCGGGCTAAACGAACTTTTTTATTATGCGGATCTAATTATGACAGTAGGTGTCATATATGCACTTTTAGTCTTCAACATGTAAGCAACGCAGAACCAATCTCAAGGAGATCTACATGGAACTGAAAGAGTTTTTTCTCGCCCAGCTCGATCGCGAAGCAGCATCCTCCCGCAAAGCAATCGAGCGTACCCCTGAAGGCCGCAACGATTGGCAGCCGCACGAGAAGTCCATGAAACTCGGTCTACTGGCCGCGCTCGTCGCCACCATGCACGGGTGGGTATCGATGATGATCGAGACGGACGAGCTCAATCTCGACGACCCTCGCAATGAAGATCTCAAGACCAAGCCGGTTGCTACCACGGCCGAGTTGTTGAAGCTTCTCGATGAAGGCGTCGCCAAGGCCCGCAAATCGCTCGAAGCCACCACCGAAGAACATCTCCTCAAGTCCTGGAGCTTCAAGATGGGTGGCAAAACCATCAGCGAGGCGCCCCGCCACGTCATAATTACGGACTCCGTCTTCAGCCATCTCGCCCACCATCGCGGACAGCTCACCGTCTACCTCCGCCTCAACGAAGCCAGCGTTCCGGCCATCTACGGGCCATCGGCCGACGAGCAGTTCTAGGCCGTCCAGAATGCAAAAGAGCGCGGTGGCCCCTGTGGGCGATCCCGCGCTCTTGTCTGTTTCGGGCCTCGCTACTGCGAGATATAAGCCTCAAGATGGCGGATTCTCGCCTCCTGCTCGGAGATCGCGGAGTTCACCAGGTCGCCGATCGAGACCATTCCCACCACCTTGCCGCGGTCCTCGACCGGAAGATGTCGTATGCGATGGTTGGTCACCATGCGCATGCACTCGCCTACCGTGTGCTGCAACGAGACGGAGATTACGGGAGAGGTCATAATCTCCCGCACCCTGGTTTCCTTCGACGATCTCTCCTGCAGGATCACCTTGCGCGCATAATCGCGCTCCGAGATGATGCCGGCCAGCGCCCCATGTTCCATCACGAACAGAGCGCCCACTTGCTTCTCGGCCATCATCACGATGGCCTCATACACGGAAGCATCCGGCGTCGTCGACCAGATCTCTCCCGCCTTTTGCCGCAGCACTGTGCCGACTGTTGTGGTCAATTCACTCATAGGCAGCCCTCGGGCCTCGGATAATACCCCCGCCGCGCTGCCGTGTGCAAGACGTTGCTGCTTGCCGAGCTTTGTCGATGGAGCGCATCCCGCCTATCATCACCCCATGCAGACCTTTGACGAGCTCCTCCGCGAAGCCGAGATCGCCCACGGCCATCTCTGCGCCGGGCAGATCCTCGGCGTCCGCATGGCCATGCTCGGCTGCCGGCGTCTCGGCATCGACGACCCCAAGGGAGCCGATCGCAAGCGCCTCGTCACCTTCGTTGAGATCGACCGCTGCGCCACGGATGCGATTGCGGTGGTCACGGGCTGCCGCCTGGGCAAGCGCGCACTCAAGTTTCGCGACTGGGGCAAGATGGCGGCGACGTTTCTCGATCTAAGGACCGATAAAGCCATTCGTATCTCTGCCTTAGAGTCGTCCAAGCAGCGCGCCCGCGACCTCTATCCCCACATCGAAAACAAGAACCAGCAGCAGATGCTTGCCTACCGCGAGCTGCCCGACGAAGACCTCTTCAGCGAGCAATGGGTTCACGTTCCAATGCACGCCCGCGAGCTGCCCGGCTATAAATCTCTTCGCATTGCTTGCGCTCTCTGTGGCGAAGGCATCAATTACGACCGCCAGATCGAGATCGACGGTCGAATTCTCTGCCAGGGCTGCGCTTCTCCTGAGACGCGCTACTACCAGCCGCTACTCGAAAAGCTGGACTGATGAGTGATGTAACCGGACTAGTACGGTTTTAGGGGTTACATGTAACCAGATAAACCTACATTTACCGGTTACATCCGGCTTCAGGCTCTCTCTTTGGGATACCTCTTGCCGAATCGCGATTCATCGGATATCTATCCGCTTATCGTCCGCCTGCGGTAGACTTATATTGACGCGCATTTCCATCTTCGTCCCATCCTCCAGCGCACAGACAGGACATACATCGCAGTGAGCTCTTCTACCGCAGTTGCCGTTAAGCCCATCTTCAATATCGCCATCATCGCCCACGTCGACCATGGCAAGACCACCCTCGTCGACGCCATGCTTCGCCAGTCCGGCACCTTCCGCTCCAATGAAGCCGTCACCGACCGCGTCATGGACTCGAACGACCTCGAAAGAGAGCGCGGCATCACCATTCTTGCCAAAAATACCGCTCTCTACTATCACGACAACAAGATCAACATCGTTGACACCCCGGGTCACGCCGACTTCGGCGGCGAAGTTGAGCGCGCCCTCAAGATGGTCGATGGCGTCGTTCTGCTGGTTGATGCCTCGGAAGGCCCCCTGCCGCAGACGCGCTATGTGCTCTCGAAGGCTCTCGAAGCCGGGCTGACCCCAATGGTCGTCATCAACAAGATCGATCGCCCCGACGCCCGTCCGCAGGAAGTTTTGAATGAGGTCTATGACCTCTTCATCGACCTCGACGCCGACGAGTCCGTGCTCGACTTTCCCGTCCTCTACACCAACGGCAAGCTGGGTACCGCGACTACCGATCCTGCGATCCCCGGCACCGATCTTCAGCCTCTCTTCGAGCAGATCATCACCACGATCCCGGTTGCTCACGGCGACCCCGAGGGAGCTGTTCAGATCCTCGTTACCAATCTCGACTACTCCGACTATCTCGGTCGTCTCGCCGTCGGCCGTGTCTTCAACGGCACGATGCGCACCGGCCAGGAGTACAGCGTCGCCAAGCTCGACGGTACCTTCACCAAGCACAAGATCACCAAGCTCTTCAGCTTCTCCGGCCTGAAGCGCACCGATATCGAAGAGACGCAGGTGGGTGATATCGTTGCCATCGCCGGTATCCCCGGCATCACCATCGGCGAAAGTTTCTGCGACGTGGAAAATCCCCAGCCGCTTCCGCAGATCGTCATCGACGATCCCACCATCGCCATCCAGTTCAACGTCAACAACTCCCCCTTTGCCGGACGCGAAGGCAAGTTCGTGACCTCGCGCAACCTGCGCGACCGTCTCGACAAGGAACTGCTGACCAACGTCTCGCTCAAGATGCAGGACACCGGTTCGCCGGACTCCTTCAAGGTGCTTGGCCGCGGCGAACTTCAGTTGGGCATCCTCATTGAGATGATGCGCCGCGAAGGTTTTGAGATGATGGTCAGCCGTCCCGAGATCGTCACCAAACGTATCAACGACGAAGTCATGGAGCCGGTCGAACATCTCTCGATCGACGTTCCCGAAAACTTTGTCGGCACCGTCATCGAGCGTCTCGGACCCAGAAAAGGCGAGATGACGAAGATGATCAACCACGGTTCAGGCCGCGTCCGCATGGAGTTCCGCATCCCCTCGCGCGGGCTTATCGGTCTCCGGTCTGAAATGTTGACCGAGACGCGCGGCACGATCATCATGAACTCAATCCTCGACGGCTACATCGCCTATCAGGGTGAAATTCCGCAGCGCGTCAGCGGCGCCCTCATCTCCGACCGCCAGGGCACCACGACCGCATACGCGCTCGAAGGCCTGCAGGATCGCGGCGTG
It encodes:
- a CDS encoding DinB family protein, with amino-acid sequence MELKEFFLAQLDREAASSRKAIERTPEGRNDWQPHEKSMKLGLLAALVATMHGWVSMMIETDELNLDDPRNEDLKTKPVATTAELLKLLDEGVAKARKSLEATTEEHLLKSWSFKMGGKTISEAPRHVIITDSVFSHLAHHRGQLTVYLRLNEASVPAIYGPSADEQF
- a CDS encoding FmdE family protein, producing the protein MPSFVDGAHPAYHHPMQTFDELLREAEIAHGHLCAGQILGVRMAMLGCRRLGIDDPKGADRKRLVTFVEIDRCATDAIAVVTGCRLGKRALKFRDWGKMAATFLDLRTDKAIRISALESSKQRARDLYPHIENKNQQQMLAYRELPDEDLFSEQWVHVPMHARELPGYKSLRIACALCGEGINYDRQIEIDGRILCQGCASPETRYYQPLLEKLD
- a CDS encoding YafY family protein, with translation MKASRLMSALMLLQAHGQLSTRELSERLEVSQRTMHRDMEALCIAGVPLTALRGAQGGWRLEKGWRTQVPGLDEPELRALLMAQPRALGDPLLAAAAERAFGKLMAALPVSMRRQAEAMRERLHVDHTGWHPSSEDLSMLPVVQDAVARDCRVTFDYTRADGETAARTVDPLGLVAKGSTWYLVARTAKGMRTYRVSRMQAVTALATSFKRPARFSLGRYWRESTARLEQARRTYEATLLMAPSAASSLSQWRNPVSAEQAVAKRLIPEGWLALRVGFEGEEQARFIILGFGPRVQVVEPEALRERVLADARAIAGADS
- the typA gene encoding translational GTPase TypA: MSSSTAVAVKPIFNIAIIAHVDHGKTTLVDAMLRQSGTFRSNEAVTDRVMDSNDLERERGITILAKNTALYYHDNKINIVDTPGHADFGGEVERALKMVDGVVLLVDASEGPLPQTRYVLSKALEAGLTPMVVINKIDRPDARPQEVLNEVYDLFIDLDADESVLDFPVLYTNGKLGTATTDPAIPGTDLQPLFEQIITTIPVAHGDPEGAVQILVTNLDYSDYLGRLAVGRVFNGTMRTGQEYSVAKLDGTFTKHKITKLFSFSGLKRTDIEETQVGDIVAIAGIPGITIGESFCDVENPQPLPQIVIDDPTIAIQFNVNNSPFAGREGKFVTSRNLRDRLDKELLTNVSLKMQDTGSPDSFKVLGRGELQLGILIEMMRREGFEMMVSRPEIVTKRINDEVMEPVEHLSIDVPENFVGTVIERLGPRKGEMTKMINHGSGRVRMEFRIPSRGLIGLRSEMLTETRGTIIMNSILDGYIAYQGEIPQRVSGALISDRQGTTTAYALEGLQDRGVLFVSDGVELYEGMIVGEHSRDNDLDVNAVREKKLSNMRASGSDDAVRLVPFKNLTLEQCIEFIADDELVEVTPKSLRMRKKVLQANRRPRKGSSE
- a CDS encoding CBS domain-containing protein codes for the protein MSELTTTVGTVLRQKAGEIWSTTPDASVYEAIVMMAEKQVGALFVMEHGALAGIISERDYARKVILQERSSKETRVREIMTSPVISVSLQHTVGECMRMVTNHRIRHLPVEDRGKVVGMVSIGDLVNSAISEQEARIRHLEAYISQ